A region of Paenibacillus sp. JNUCC-31 DNA encodes the following proteins:
- a CDS encoding ABC transporter substrate-binding protein: MNNLVPNFHKSSQLQAGRLQEISTVPPAMFRLCHLARLHDHESYSRIDELWSNKHVLYVITSGQARLISDHGHLMVNSGSAVMRQAGTLLQHESKRGSLSPVQGIAIAFDPADNEQTLWPFGPPAAISSRVIIELVSDLVLACSQSKESGPFKPHALFYQLLDTLRDHAVQLAHEDHSWLDLVIAHIHEMVAYPLTREQLAREVNVSPEHFSREFKKHTGLTFVEYVTRLRIRIAQEKLLFANPTLQELAQLTGYRDTFYLSRKFKQTVGCAPTLYRKTPKKIVSLTYNYTASLLALGHIPHMGAVGDWMEAKVVEYGAEPFIQYSEHELINHTDLIADTHPDVILGYAPHSGMDKLRQIAPTILMPFEELDWQEQFIHLGRITGLEKKARALLDRYDTLQQEANRTLDQMMGERGSAVCIFMIGESGAYIYGHGWGRASHILYHSLGFTPPARMEKDGQLLTGYIHVPLAEIHLYAADHIFIDYARESSEQHAVDKLFAQESWNALSAVREGRLYEIDSNMFYGFDPISVMEQLQHIMHKLTSHLSMH; this comes from the coding sequence ATGAACAATCTGGTTCCAAACTTTCATAAATCGTCCCAGCTCCAAGCTGGGCGCTTGCAGGAAATCAGCACTGTTCCTCCCGCGATGTTTAGACTGTGTCACCTGGCTCGGCTCCATGATCACGAATCTTACTCTCGTATAGATGAACTCTGGAGCAATAAGCATGTTCTCTATGTCATTACCTCGGGTCAGGCAAGGCTGATTAGTGATCATGGACATTTGATGGTTAATAGCGGCTCGGCTGTCATGCGTCAGGCGGGGACTTTACTTCAACATGAAAGCAAACGCGGTTCACTATCGCCGGTTCAGGGCATCGCCATTGCCTTTGATCCTGCTGATAACGAACAAACTCTCTGGCCATTTGGACCTCCTGCTGCCATTTCGAGTCGCGTCATTATCGAACTGGTCTCTGATCTCGTTCTGGCCTGTTCGCAAAGCAAGGAGTCCGGTCCGTTCAAACCCCATGCGTTGTTCTATCAGCTGCTGGATACTTTACGTGATCATGCTGTGCAATTGGCTCATGAAGACCATTCGTGGCTCGATCTTGTGATTGCACACATTCATGAGATGGTTGCCTATCCCCTTACCCGGGAGCAATTAGCAAGAGAGGTGAATGTGAGTCCAGAGCATTTTTCACGAGAATTTAAAAAGCATACCGGACTTACGTTTGTGGAGTATGTTACCCGGCTGAGAATTCGAATTGCCCAGGAAAAGCTGCTTTTTGCTAATCCGACATTGCAGGAGCTCGCGCAGTTGACAGGATACAGAGACACCTTTTATTTAAGTCGGAAATTTAAGCAAACGGTTGGTTGCGCACCGACACTCTATCGGAAAACGCCAAAAAAAATCGTAAGTCTTACTTACAACTATACTGCGTCCTTGCTCGCACTGGGCCATATCCCTCATATGGGTGCCGTCGGGGATTGGATGGAAGCAAAAGTAGTTGAATACGGGGCAGAACCATTCATACAATATTCTGAACATGAACTTATTAATCATACGGATCTAATCGCAGACACTCATCCTGATGTCATTCTTGGTTATGCACCTCATTCGGGCATGGATAAATTACGGCAGATTGCACCCACCATTTTGATGCCCTTCGAGGAACTCGACTGGCAGGAACAATTCATTCATTTGGGACGTATCACGGGATTGGAAAAGAAAGCTCGTGCGCTATTAGACCGTTATGATACGCTTCAGCAGGAGGCCAATCGTACACTGGATCAGATGATGGGTGAACGTGGTTCAGCCGTATGCATATTCATGATTGGTGAGAGTGGGGCGTACATCTACGGTCACGGATGGGGCAGAGCTTCTCATATTTTGTATCACTCGCTGGGCTTCACCCCTCCTGCACGCATGGAGAAGGATGGCCAGCTGCTCACAGGTTACATTCATGTTCCGTTAGCAGAGATTCATCTGTATGCGGCAGATCATATTTTTATTGACTATGCCAGGGAATCGTCGGAGCAGCATGCTGTGGACAAGCTGTTCGCTCAGGAGTCCTGGAACGCCTTGAGTGCTGTCCGGGAAGGGCGACTGTACGAAATTGACTCAAATATGTTTTATGGATTCGACCCCATCTCGGTTATGGAGCAATTACAGCACATCATGCATAAACTGACATCACATCTGTCCATGCACTAG
- a CDS encoding iron-hydroxamate ABC transporter substrate-binding protein: MFAAKKRFSGLLLMLAILMILAACNSGTGSGTTEPTAAGSESTTGSTETDTDSSSGSGNLKATRIYKSLSGDVEIPAEPKRIVTDMYVSDLLALGVKPVGAVQYYLENPFYADQVEGIESIGDRGAVSLEKVIALDPDLIITYSDQAEEIESYQKIAPTVVIPYGTFTNVEDEIRGFGELMNKSEEAEAWLKTYDERIEAARAKVKAVIKPEETFSILEVSDKSYYGYGDNFGRGGQAVYRALQLAPLEITKKELMGDTQWKEISREVVGDYAGDHIFLTVGENNKNYQGDSIWQSLPAVKNNQVYELLEDRYWYFDPIAIQGQAEEFADMIVERAQQNRK, from the coding sequence ATGTTTGCTGCAAAAAAACGCTTTTCCGGCTTGCTGCTTATGCTCGCCATCCTCATGATCCTGGCTGCCTGTAACAGTGGTACGGGTTCGGGCACAACGGAACCAACAGCGGCGGGTTCAGAATCGACAACAGGTTCGACCGAAACAGACACCGACTCTTCGTCCGGTTCAGGCAATTTGAAGGCTACGCGGATCTACAAGTCATTAAGTGGAGATGTTGAAATCCCGGCTGAACCGAAACGAATTGTTACGGATATGTACGTAAGTGATCTGCTTGCACTAGGGGTGAAACCCGTTGGTGCTGTTCAATATTATTTGGAAAACCCGTTCTATGCAGATCAGGTGGAGGGCATAGAAAGTATTGGTGATCGGGGTGCTGTATCCCTGGAGAAGGTGATTGCGTTGGACCCGGATCTGATTATTACCTACTCTGACCAAGCCGAAGAAATTGAGAGCTATCAAAAAATCGCACCTACTGTGGTCATTCCCTACGGTACATTTACGAATGTAGAGGATGAAATTCGGGGGTTTGGAGAACTCATGAACAAATCCGAAGAAGCCGAAGCCTGGCTGAAAACGTACGACGAACGAATTGAAGCGGCTCGTGCCAAAGTAAAAGCAGTCATTAAACCGGAGGAAACCTTCTCGATCCTCGAAGTATCAGACAAGAGCTACTATGGTTATGGAGACAACTTTGGTCGCGGTGGACAGGCCGTTTATCGTGCTTTGCAACTTGCACCACTCGAAATCACCAAGAAAGAACTGATGGGTGATACCCAGTGGAAAGAGATTTCACGTGAAGTCGTTGGTGATTATGCTGGAGACCATATTTTCCTGACCGTAGGGGAGAACAATAAAAATTACCAAGGCGACTCCATCTGGCAATCGCTCCCGGCAGTAAAAAACAATCAGGTATACGAATTACTGGAAGACCGTTACTGGTACTTCGACCCGATTGCAATTCAAGGTCAGGCTGAAGAATTTGCCGATATGATCGTAGAACGCGCACAGCAAAATCGTAAATAA
- a CDS encoding ABC transporter ATP-binding protein → MLRRFMAYYRPYRGLFILDFSCAILAALLELAFPLAVNKVVDQLLPAGNWSMILAACAGLLGIYLLSSFFHYAVTYWGHKLGINIESDMRRELFQRVQKQSFRFFDNNKTGHLVSRMTNDLMDIGEIAHHGPEDLFIALMTLAGAFGIMLGINWQLAVMTFIIVPLMIFLSLYFSRKMSKAFKRMFADIADYNARVENNVSGIRVVQAFANEKHEVKRFVENNERFRLTKLITYRIMAWNSSLSFILMKFVSLFVLVCGTWFVIQGSMTYGEFIAFVMLSNVFLGPIQQINSVIETYPKGIAGFRRYLELLEAEPDVDDTLQAKPIPHVKGDIAFHNVTFAYGEHKPTLDQVNLEIQAGQTVALVGPSGAGKSTLCSLIPRFYDVDAGHISIDGIPVKDMTLESLRSHIGIVQQDIFLFDGSIRENIAYGKLNAPDEEIWQAIRRAQLEELVQSQPEGLDTLIGERGVKLSGGQKQRLSIARMILKNPPILILDEATSALDTETEAAIQLALSELAQGRTTLIIAHRLATIRHADRIVVVENGGVAEQGSHDELLARQGSYSRLHQAQFG, encoded by the coding sequence ATGCTTCGCCGTTTCATGGCTTATTATCGTCCTTATCGGGGACTCTTTATATTGGACTTCTCCTGTGCAATTCTGGCTGCGCTGCTGGAGCTTGCGTTCCCCTTGGCTGTAAACAAAGTTGTCGACCAGCTGCTTCCCGCAGGCAACTGGTCCATGATATTAGCAGCCTGTGCCGGATTACTGGGCATCTACCTGCTCAGTTCCTTTTTCCATTATGCAGTCACCTACTGGGGACATAAGCTGGGCATTAACATCGAATCCGATATGCGGCGGGAGCTGTTCCAGCGTGTGCAGAAGCAATCCTTCCGCTTTTTTGATAACAACAAGACAGGGCACCTCGTCTCTCGCATGACCAACGATTTGATGGATATTGGCGAGATTGCGCATCATGGACCCGAGGACCTGTTCATTGCCCTGATGACGTTAGCTGGAGCCTTCGGCATTATGCTGGGTATCAACTGGCAACTGGCTGTAATGACCTTCATCATCGTGCCGCTGATGATCTTCCTGTCCCTCTATTTCAGCCGCAAAATGTCCAAAGCGTTCAAACGCATGTTTGCGGATATTGCAGATTATAACGCACGCGTAGAGAACAATGTCAGCGGAATTCGTGTAGTACAGGCCTTTGCCAATGAAAAGCATGAAGTGAAACGTTTTGTGGAAAATAATGAACGCTTCCGCCTGACCAAACTGATCACCTACCGGATTATGGCGTGGAATTCCTCGCTCAGCTTCATTCTGATGAAATTTGTCTCACTGTTTGTCCTGGTATGCGGTACGTGGTTTGTGATTCAGGGCAGCATGACCTACGGGGAATTTATCGCCTTCGTCATGTTATCCAATGTGTTTCTTGGACCGATTCAGCAGATCAATTCCGTCATCGAAACCTATCCCAAAGGCATCGCCGGTTTCAGACGTTACCTGGAACTGCTGGAAGCTGAGCCTGATGTGGATGATACACTACAGGCCAAACCCATCCCGCATGTGAAAGGCGACATCGCCTTCCATAACGTCACATTTGCATATGGGGAACACAAACCTACGTTGGATCAGGTTAATCTGGAGATTCAGGCAGGACAAACGGTTGCGCTGGTTGGTCCTTCGGGTGCAGGCAAATCCACACTATGCAGTCTCATTCCACGCTTTTACGATGTGGATGCGGGGCATATCTCCATTGACGGGATTCCGGTAAAAGATATGACGCTGGAGTCACTGCGCTCTCATATCGGGATTGTGCAGCAGGATATTTTCCTGTTTGACGGATCGATCCGCGAGAATATTGCCTATGGGAAACTAAATGCACCGGATGAAGAAATCTGGCAAGCCATCCGCCGGGCCCAATTGGAGGAGCTCGTCCAATCCCAACCGGAAGGACTCGATACTCTAATCGGTGAACGAGGCGTTAAATTGTCTGGCGGACAGAAGCAACGTCTATCTATTGCTCGCATGATACTAAAAAATCCGCCGATCCTCATTCTGGATGAAGCGACTTCTGCACTCGATACCGAAACGGAAGCCGCCATTCAGCTGGCTTTATCCGAGCTTGCACAAGGACGTACAACGCTGATTATCGCCCATCGACTCGCAACGATCAGACACGCGGATCGCATTGTGGTTGTGGAGAACGGCGGCGTAGCCGAACAAGGCAGCCATGATGAACTTCTGGCGCGTCAGGGCTCATATAGCCGATTGCATCAAGCCCAATTTGGATAG